A window of Streptomyces marispadix contains these coding sequences:
- a CDS encoding ATP-binding protein → MKIAFVGKGGSGKTTLSSLFIRQLAAAHVPLVAVDADINQHLPAALGMDEAEAEALPSMGAQLPLIKEWLRGSNPRIASAETMIKTTPPGEGSRLLTITEDNPVYEACARTLSVEGGKVRLLATGPFTEADLGVACYHSKTGAVELFLNHLVDGREEFVVVDMTAGSDSFASGMFTRFDMTFLVAEPTRKGVSVYRQYKEYARDFGVPLRVVGNKVHNSDDLDFLREETGDDLLVSFGHSDWVRAMEKGRPRPLTELEEPNVRALSVIRQAADGAYEQRDWERYTRQMVHFHLRNAESWGNAKTGADLAAQVDPGFVLGEHHRGHRVAPQPA, encoded by the coding sequence ATGAAAATCGCTTTCGTTGGGAAGGGCGGCAGCGGCAAGACCACGCTGTCCTCACTGTTCATCCGTCAACTGGCCGCGGCGCACGTCCCGTTGGTCGCGGTGGACGCGGACATCAATCAGCATCTCCCCGCGGCGCTGGGGATGGACGAGGCCGAGGCCGAAGCGCTCCCCTCCATGGGCGCGCAGCTCCCCCTGATCAAGGAGTGGCTGCGCGGTTCGAATCCCCGTATCGCGTCGGCCGAGACGATGATCAAGACGACGCCGCCCGGCGAGGGTTCGCGACTGCTGACGATCACCGAGGACAACCCCGTCTACGAGGCCTGCGCACGCACCCTCTCCGTCGAGGGCGGCAAGGTGCGGCTGCTGGCCACCGGGCCCTTCACGGAGGCCGATCTGGGCGTCGCCTGCTACCACTCCAAGACCGGCGCGGTGGAGCTGTTCCTGAACCATCTCGTCGACGGGCGCGAGGAGTTCGTGGTCGTCGACATGACTGCGGGCAGCGATTCGTTCGCGTCGGGGATGTTCACGCGCTTCGACATGACCTTCCTCGTCGCCGAGCCGACCCGTAAGGGCGTGTCCGTCTACCGCCAGTACAAGGAGTACGCACGGGACTTCGGGGTGCCGCTGCGCGTGGTGGGCAACAAGGTGCACAACAGCGACGACCTCGACTTCCTCCGCGAGGAGACCGGTGACGACCTGCTCGTCTCCTTCGGGCACTCCGACTGGGTCCGCGCCATGGAGAAGGGCCGTCCGCGCCCGCTCACGGAGCTGGAGGAGCCCAACGTCCGTGCCCTGAGCGTGATTCGGCAGGCCGCGGACGGGGCGTACGAGCAGCGTGACTGGGAGCGGTACACGCGGCAGATGGTGCACTTCCATCTGCGCAACGCCGAGAGCTGGGGGAACGCGAAGACAGGCGCCGACCTGGCCGCCCAGGTCGACCCCGGCTTCGTACTCGGCGAGCACCACCGCGGACATCGGGTGGCGCCGCAGCCCGCGTGA
- a CDS encoding Fic family protein, with product MSSSTADPLAPLGALPGVPEAVDSVRRSVDRIYGHRVMRRRSSEVSAEAALRGARASAALEGADWALEELRRRTDFGAEGEPRAVGAALRLTAEAGQLLDVWRQSPMRVLARLHLVAAGGNGTDEAVGRPRLAGETVTATGSEPAGTAAASGPGSGTVPERQAPDADEVAARLDALARIVVDGTEAPALVLAAVVHGELATLRPFVSYNGVVARAAERIVLVGGGLDPKSICPAEVGHAEAGRDAYERALDGYASGTPEGLAAWLVHCGKALELGARETTAVCEALQRGAA from the coding sequence ATGAGTAGCAGCACCGCTGACCCCCTGGCCCCACTGGGCGCGCTGCCCGGTGTCCCCGAGGCCGTCGACTCCGTACGGCGGTCGGTCGACCGGATCTACGGGCACCGAGTGATGCGCCGCCGCAGCAGCGAGGTGAGCGCGGAGGCGGCCCTTCGCGGCGCCCGTGCCTCGGCCGCACTCGAAGGCGCCGACTGGGCCCTGGAGGAGCTGCGCCGCCGCACGGACTTCGGCGCGGAGGGCGAGCCCCGCGCGGTCGGCGCGGCGCTGCGGCTGACCGCCGAGGCGGGCCAACTCCTCGACGTATGGCGGCAGTCGCCGATGCGCGTGCTGGCGCGGCTGCATCTCGTCGCAGCCGGCGGAAACGGGACCGACGAGGCAGTGGGCCGTCCCCGCCTGGCAGGCGAGACGGTGACGGCGACCGGCAGCGAGCCGGCGGGTACGGCGGCGGCGTCCGGCCCCGGCAGCGGGACCGTACCGGAGCGGCAGGCGCCGGACGCCGATGAGGTGGCGGCGCGACTCGACGCGCTCGCCCGGATCGTGGTGGACGGCACCGAGGCCCCGGCACTGGTGCTCGCCGCGGTCGTACACGGTGAACTGGCCACGCTGCGGCCCTTCGTCTCGTACAACGGCGTCGTGGCGCGGGCCGCCGAGCGCATCGTCCTCGTGGGCGGCGGGCTGGACCCCAAGTCGATCTGCCCGGCGGAGGTCGGCCACGCGGAAGCGGGCCGCGACGCCTACGAACGTGCCCTGGACGGCTACGCCTCCGGGACTCCCGAGGGCCTGGCCGCATGGCTCGTGCACTGCGGAAAGGCCCTGGAGCTGGGTGCCCGAGAGACGACGGCGGTGTGCGAGGCGCTACAGCGCGGGGCGGCATAG
- a CDS encoding HAD family hydrolase codes for MLGFVENLAMRRTAAFFDLDKTVIAKSSTLAFGRSFYQGGLINRRAVLRTAYAQFVYLLGGADHDQMERMREYLSALCRGWNVEQVKEIVAETIHDLIDPIIYDEAASLIEEHHLAGRDVVIVSTSGSEVVEPIGELIGADRVVATRMVVEDGCYSGEIEYYAYGPAKAEAIASLAESEGYDLSRCYAYSDSITDVPMLEAVGHPYAVNPDRALRKEALSRDWPVLSFSRPVRLKERVPGLSMPSRPALAIAAAAVGAAVATAGLVWYTSQRRSARFEQL; via the coding sequence ATGCTCGGCTTCGTGGAAAACCTAGCGATGCGCCGCACAGCCGCGTTCTTCGATCTGGACAAGACGGTCATTGCGAAGTCGAGCACGCTCGCCTTCGGCAGATCCTTCTACCAAGGTGGCCTGATCAATCGCCGTGCCGTACTCCGCACCGCGTACGCCCAGTTCGTATATCTCCTCGGAGGAGCCGACCACGATCAGATGGAGCGGATGCGCGAGTATCTCTCGGCGCTGTGCCGCGGATGGAACGTCGAGCAGGTGAAGGAGATCGTCGCCGAGACGATCCACGACCTCATCGACCCCATCATCTACGACGAGGCGGCGTCCCTCATCGAGGAGCACCACCTCGCCGGGCGTGACGTGGTCATCGTCTCGACGTCGGGGTCCGAAGTCGTCGAGCCGATCGGGGAGTTGATCGGGGCGGACCGCGTGGTGGCGACCCGCATGGTCGTCGAGGACGGCTGCTACTCGGGCGAGATCGAGTACTACGCATACGGCCCGGCGAAGGCGGAGGCGATCGCCTCGCTCGCCGAGTCCGAGGGGTACGACCTCAGCAGGTGCTATGCCTACAGCGACTCCATCACGGACGTACCGATGCTGGAGGCCGTCGGGCATCCCTACGCGGTCAATCCCGACCGGGCACTGCGCAAGGAGGCGCTCTCCCGTGACTGGCCCGTCCTCTCCTTCTCCCGGCCGGTGCGGCTCAAGGAGCGCGTCCCCGGCCTGTCGATGCCTTCACGGCCCGCGCTGGCGATCGCCGCTGCGGCGGTGGGAGCGGCGGTCGCCACCGCGGGTCTGGTCTGGTACACGAGTCAGCGCAGGAGTGCCCGGTTCGAGCAGCTTTGA